The genomic stretch CGATCGCCGTCCAGCGGCCCTCGCCCGAGTCCGAGACGCGGCCCGCGAAGCCGTCGAGCTGCGGCGACTCGAGGAGAGCGGCCGCTGTGAGATCGAGCAGCCACGACTCGACGACGCTGCCGCGCCGCCACACTTCCGTGATCGCGGGCACGTCGAGCCGGTAGGAGTAGAACTCGGGGTGGTCGAGCGGCGCCGTCTCCGCGTCGCTGTCGCGCGGGCGCAGGCCTGCGTCGGCGCTGTGGAGGATGTTCAGGCCCTCGGCGAGCGCGGCCATCATCCCGTACTCGATCCCGTTGTGCACCATCTTCACGAAGTGGCCCGCGCCTGCGGGACCGCAGTGGAGGTAGCCGCGCTCTTCGGGCGCTGGCTCGCCTTCGCGCCCCGGGGTGCGCTCTGCCGCGCCGACGCCGGGGGCGAGTGAGGCGAAGATCGGCTCCAGCTCGCGGACTGCGTCCTCGGGCCCGCCGACCATCAGGCAGAAGCCCCGTTCCAGGCCGAAGACGCCGCCGCTCGTGCCGCAGTCGACGTAGCGGATGCCTTTCTGCGCGAGCTCGGCCGCGCGGCGGATGTCGTCGCGGTAGTACGTGTTGCCGCCGTCGACGATCGTGTCGCCGGGGTCGAGCCGGGCGGCGAGCTCGCGGACGGTCGACCCGGTGATCTCGCCGGCGGGAACCATCACCCAGGCGTGCCGCGGCGCGTCGAGCTTGGCGACGAAGTCGTCGAGCGAGTCCGCGCCGGTCGCGCCCTCGGCGGCGAGCGCCTCCACGGCCTTCCGGTCGACGTCGTACGCCACGCACGTGTGCCCGTCGCGGAGGAGCCGGCGCACGATGTTCCGGCCCATGCGGCCGAGGCCGATCATCCCGAGCTGCATGGGCCGAGCCTATACGCTCGGATACGGCATGTCGGAGACCGTCAGCAGCCCGAGCGCGGGTGCAGCCTGGCAGGCGCTCGCCGCCCACGCCGCCGTGATCCGCGGCAGGCACCTGCGCGACCTGTTCGCCGCCGACGAGAGCCGCGGCGAGGGATTCGCCCGCGAGGCGGCCGGTCTCTACCTCGATTTCGCCAAGCAGCGCGTCAGCGCCGAGACGCTCGACCTCCTGCTCGCGCTCGCGCGCGAGCGAGGGGTCGAGGAACGACGCGACGCGATGTTCCGCGGAGAGCGCATCAATGTCACCGAGGGTCGTCCGGCGCTCCACATCGCGCTGCGCCTTCCTCGTGACCGCTCGCTCGTGGTGGACGGCGTCGACGTCGTGGTCGAGGTGCACGAGGTGCTCGACCGCATGGCGCGCTTCGCCGCCGCGGTGCGCGACGGCTCGTGGACGGGGTACGGCGGCAGGCCGATCCGCAACGTCGTCAACATCGGTATCGGCGGCTCCGACCTCGGACCGGCGATGGCCTACGAGGCGCTGCGCCACTACAGCCGCCGCGACATGGTGTTCCGCTTCGTCTCGAACGTCGACGGCAGCGACTTCGCCGAGGCGACCCGCGATCTCGACCCGGCGGAGACGCTCTTCGTCGTGGCGTCGAAGACGTTCACCACGCTCGAGACCATGACGAATGCGCGTACCGCCCGCGCCTGGACGGTCGGCGCGCTCGGCGACGAGGCGGCCGTGGGGCGGCACTTCGTCGCCGTCTCGACGAACCTCGCCGAGGTTGCGGCGTTCGGCATCGATCCGGCGAACGCCTTCGGCTTCTGGGAGTGGGTGGGCGGGCGCTACTCGATGTGCTCCGCGATCGGGCTGTCGACGATGGTCGCGGTCGGGCCCGAGCACTTCCGCGAGCTGCTGGCGGGATTCCACGCGGTCGACGAGCACTTCCGCGAGGCGCCGCTGCGCGACAATCTGCCGGCGCTGATGGGGCTCCTCGCCGTGTGGAACACGACGTTCCTCGGCTCCGACTCGATCGCGGTCCTGCCCTACGACCAGTACCTGCGGCGCTTCCCCGCCTACCTGCAGCAGTTGGCGATGGAGTCGAACGGCAAGTCGGTGCGGCTCGACGGGGAGCGCGTCGACTACCCCACCGGGTACGTCATCTGGGGGGAGCCGGGGACGAACGGGCAGCACAGCTTCTACCAGCTGCTCCACCAGGGCACGCGCATCGTCCCCTGCGACTTGATCGGCTTCTGCCGCTCGCTCAATCCGCTCGGCGGGCACCACGACCTCCTGTTCGCGAACGTGCTCGCCCAGGCGGAGGCGCTCGCCTTCGGCAAGACCGCCGAGCAGGTGCGCGCGGAGGGCACGCCGGAGGCGCTCGTCGCGCACCGCGTCTTCGAGGGCAACCGGCCCACGACGGTGCTGCTCGCCGACGAGCTGACGCCCGCCGCGCTCGGCAGCCTCGTCGCGCTCTACGAGCACAGCGTGTTCACCCAGGGCGCCGTGTGGGGCATCGACTCGTTCGACCAGTGGGGCGTCGAGCTCGGCAAGCAGCTCGCCCAGCGGATCGCGCCTGAGCTGTCCGGGGACGTCGAGGCCGGGGCGGGCCACGACTCGTCGACGAACGCGCTCGTCCGTCGCTACCGGGCGCGACGTCGCCGATGAGCGGCGAGCTGCTCGAGGTCCGCGAGGCAGCCGGCGCCTTCGACCGCATCGAGGCCTGGCTGCGCGAGCGCGGCTTCTTCCAGCCCGGAGGCGAGCACCTCGTCGCTGACCTCTACCTCGGCTACGGGCTCTCCGAGGTGCTCCGCCGGTCGCACGGCGCCGCGCCGCCGGAGCCGTGCCCCCTGCCTCTCGCCGCCTGCGCCGTCCGGCCCGCACAGTATGTTGTCGAATATGAGAACGAGACGGCGACGAGCGTTCGCATCGGCCCCTGGGAGCGCACCTGGTCGGCCGCCGCGTACGGCCGCGCCGTCGCCGCCGTGCGTGCCGCGATCGCGCGTGGCGACGTCTACCAGGTCAACCTCGTGCAGCACCTGTCGGCGTCGTTCGCCGGCGAGGCGGGCGCGCTCGCCGCCCGGCTCGCGCCGCTGCGACCGCACACTCGAGAGCCTTTCCGCGGCAACGGCTGGACCGTCGTCTCGGCATCTCCGGAGCTCTTCCTCGCGCGGCGCGGCCGCCGCGTGTGGACCTGCCCGATCAAGGGGACACGGGCCGTCGGCGGCGCCATCGAGTTGGCACGGTCGACCAAGGACGCGGCCGAGCACGTGATGATCGTCGATCTCGAGCGCAACGACCTCTCCCGGGTG from Gaiella occulta encodes the following:
- the gnd gene encoding phosphogluconate dehydrogenase (NAD(+)-dependent, decarboxylating); this translates as MQLGMIGLGRMGRNIVRRLLRDGHTCVAYDVDRKAVEALAAEGATGADSLDDFVAKLDAPRHAWVMVPAGEITGSTVRELAARLDPGDTIVDGGNTYYRDDIRRAAELAQKGIRYVDCGTSGGVFGLERGFCLMVGGPEDAVRELEPIFASLAPGVGAAERTPGREGEPAPEERGYLHCGPAGAGHFVKMVHNGIEYGMMAALAEGLNILHSADAGLRPRDSDAETAPLDHPEFYSYRLDVPAITEVWRRGSVVESWLLDLTAAALLESPQLDGFAGRVSDSGEGRWTAIAAIEEGVPADVLTAAVYARFSSRNEGEFANKVLSAMRKQFGGHAEKTA
- the pgi gene encoding glucose-6-phosphate isomerase, coding for MSETVSSPSAGAAWQALAAHAAVIRGRHLRDLFAADESRGEGFAREAAGLYLDFAKQRVSAETLDLLLALARERGVEERRDAMFRGERINVTEGRPALHIALRLPRDRSLVVDGVDVVVEVHEVLDRMARFAAAVRDGSWTGYGGRPIRNVVNIGIGGSDLGPAMAYEALRHYSRRDMVFRFVSNVDGSDFAEATRDLDPAETLFVVASKTFTTLETMTNARTARAWTVGALGDEAAVGRHFVAVSTNLAEVAAFGIDPANAFGFWEWVGGRYSMCSAIGLSTMVAVGPEHFRELLAGFHAVDEHFREAPLRDNLPALMGLLAVWNTTFLGSDSIAVLPYDQYLRRFPAYLQQLAMESNGKSVRLDGERVDYPTGYVIWGEPGTNGQHSFYQLLHQGTRIVPCDLIGFCRSLNPLGGHHDLLFANVLAQAEALAFGKTAEQVRAEGTPEALVAHRVFEGNRPTTVLLADELTPAALGSLVALYEHSVFTQGAVWGIDSFDQWGVELGKQLAQRIAPELSGDVEAGAGHDSSTNALVRRYRARRRR
- a CDS encoding anthranilate synthase component I family protein; protein product: MSGELLEVREAAGAFDRIEAWLRERGFFQPGGEHLVADLYLGYGLSEVLRRSHGAAPPEPCPLPLAACAVRPAQYVVEYENETATSVRIGPWERTWSAAAYGRAVAAVRAAIARGDVYQVNLVQHLSASFAGEAGALAARLAPLRPHTREPFRGNGWTVVSASPELFLARRGRRVWTCPIKGTRAVGGAIELARSTKDAAEHVMIVDLERNDLSRVCVPGSVRWPELMATRRLAGVEHMVSTVEGTLREGVGLAELLAATFPGGSITGAPKIAAIDLIAELEPVGRGASMGALGRVQGNGDLDLALTIRTFAVADGTIHLWVGGGVVWDSSPSAEVEESWTKARPLFAALGTPPPVLAAAGARTAVRSP